Within Pseudomonas cichorii, the genomic segment ATGATCTTGACGTTCCACGGGATCACTTGCGGCGTCAGGGTGACAGTCGCCAGACGTCCCATTTCCCCCAGCGGCGACTCCATTTTCAGCTTGCGAGATTGCAGGGTGCGCTTGAGTGCATCCCAGACATACGGCTCGCTGAGCATCTTTTCCGCTTCCAGGATCAGGAAGCCGCCATTGGCGCGATGCAGCGCACCGGGCCGCAACTGGCGATACGTGGTGTAGAGCGCACCCTGGTCGGTGCTGTATTCGATACGACCGAACAGGTTGTCGTAAGTAGGATGCGGCTCGAAGACCACGGGTGCACCACCGCTGTGGGTGTGGCCGACAACCAGGCTCGGGCAGTATTGCTCTTCCAGCAGCTTGCGCGCCTGGGCGTCGGTCTTGCTGTCATCCACCAGTTGCTCGACAACGGTCTTGAGCAGATAGACCTGCATCGCCTGCAGGTAAGCGCAGACGGCGGCATTCTCGGCATACTTTTCGGACAGCGGAGCCAGCAGCGGCTGCAAGGTCAGGGTGATGGTTTCTTCGTTCAACTGGCGCAGTTGATTACTGGATTCACGCTTCCATTGCGGCAGGCTGGCCAGCTCTTCGTTCAGGCGCTCTTCGAGACCGGAGATATCTTCGTGGAAGCGCTCCCGCTCGGCTTCCGGCAACTGGGAGAACTCGGCCTCGTCCAGCGCCTTGCCGTCGGCCATGGGTGTAAAGGCGATATTGGTACTGTCGCGGTACAGCGCAATGTCCTTCTCCAGCGCCAGACGCTCGATCACGTCCAGGGCGCGGTCATAACGCTGGTTGAAGGCGCGGTCGATGGCGCTCTTCTTCTGCTGATACGACGGATGCTCGAAGACCGCCGGAAAGGTCGCCAGCAGGTTATCGATCAAGACACCGATATCGGCCATGAACGCCTGAGCACTGCCTGGCGCAAGTTCCAGGGCCTTGGGTTCACGGGGCTCATCGAAATTGTTGACGTAGACCCAGTCCGAGGGCGTCTGCATGCGCTTGCCCTCGGCCTTGAGGTAGCGCTTTACAAACGAAAACCGACCTGTGCCGGGCTCACCCATGACAAACACGTTGTAGCCGGGACGCGGCATCGCGACCCCGAACTGCAAGGCTTCTACGGCTCGTTCCTGGCCGAGTACTCCCCGAAAGGGCTCCAGATCATTGGTCGTCGAAAAGCTGAACTGTTCAGCGGAAAACGGGCGTGTCAGCGCTTGTGGCGCTAGACGAAGGCTGGCTGCGACAGAATCGGGCATCAGTGTTCCTTACATCAGGCGGGGCAGATGTCAGCATTCTGGCGCTCGCCGGACAAGACTTGCAAGACGGGAAAGCCCGGAATGTCCGTTCCCCCAACGAACAGGGCTGCGCAAGCACAAAATTAACCCTGTAACGCGAATAAATCTGCAATTGGCCACGGAACCCTTGGAACCAACCTAAACTCCAAATTGCGCATATGGTTACAAATAGCCATTTGCCTTGATGTATCGGTGGGTGCGAGAAGTCAGCGGACGCAGGATTTTTCGCGCCGAACCGGTTCAAGAACCCCGACACTGGTTGAACATAAAGAGAAAAAAGCTATGAAACGGATTCTTCTTGGAACGCTCTTCACCGCAGTCTCTATCAACGCAATGGCACAAGCGCCGGGCGGCCCTGATTGTGGCTGGGGCAACATGTTGTTTGAAGGCCAGCGTGGCACTCCTGCGCACTTCCTGGCATCAACCACTAACGGCACTTCCGGCAACGCCACCTTTGGCATGACTTCCGGCACCAACGGCTGCTCTACCAATGGCGCACTGACCTACGGCGGCAAATCCTGGCTGGCCATGAATGGCATGATGGATGAGCTCTCCAAGGACATGGCCATGGGCCAAGGTGAAGCACTGACAACCTACGCGGTCGTACTGGGCGTTGCACCAGAAGATCGTGCGCATTTCGCCGCAGTCACCCACGAACATTTCTCGCAGATCTTCAGCAAGGCCGACACCACCGCTGAAGACGTACACAGCAACACAATCAATGTCCTGAAAAACGATCCGACCCTGGCCAAATACGCAACCCAGGCCTAAAGTCGTTTGCCCGCCCCTCGGTTCCGATGGGCGGGTCCCCATCTCCTGACAAGTTGCTTTCTATGCTCAAACGTCTTGCGTATCTGGCGCTGTTTATCTGTGTCCCGTTATCTGCCGCCCCCCATCTGAGCGCAGACCGTTTGCAGCAATTGGCCAATGAGCCCTTCTGGCTTTCTCTGGGTCATTACGAAGCCGGCAAGCTGGGCGGCTGGCGCAGTTACGTCGACGACCCGAAATTCTTTCTCGCTGCCGACGGGGCCCATTATCCGAAGGCAGAGCTGAGCGCAACACTTGCAGCCCTTTACGCACCTGTCGGCAATGAACAGGCACATGCCCAATGCGTCTATCCGTCCCGCACCCGCTGGCTGCGCGACCAGTTGCAACTCACCGATCTGCCTGCCGTGGACTGCAAGGATTTCAAGGCGTGGTTCAAGGATGTGGCACCGGACAGCACAGTGCTGATTTTCCCGGCGGCCTACCTCAACAGCCCGTCCTCCATGTTCGGCCACACATTACTGCGCATCGACCCGGCCAGCGCCAAGACCAGCGGCACAACGCTGCTCAGCTATGCCATCAACTTCGGTGCCTATATCGAAGGCATGGACAACAGCATTCTCTACGCCTGGAAAGGCCTGATGGGAGGTTATCCCGGCCTGTTTGCACTGGTGCCCTATCAGGAAAAACTCTCGGAATACCGCAGCCTGGAAAACCGCGACCTGTGGGAATACCGGCTGAACCTGACCAGCGAAGAAACGCAGCGCATGGTCGAGCATGTCTGGGAACTGAAGCAGATCCGTTTCAGCTACTTCTTCTTCGATGAAAACTGCTCTTACCGCTTGCTGGAGTTGTTGGAAGTGGCCCGACCGGGCCTGAAGCTGACCCCTCAATTCGGGCTGACAGCCATTCCCACCGATACCGTCAAGGCCATCAAGGCTGCGGGCCTGGTAGAGAAAATCGAATACCGCCCTTCCCGCGAGCGTGAATTACTGAGCCGGGCCGAGCCACTGAGCCCGGATGAACAACAGTGGGTATTGCAAGTCAGCGCCGACCAGACGCAGCTCAAAGACAGCCAGTACCTGGCTCTGCCCAAGGAACGTCGAGCCCTGATCCAGGACGCGGCCTATCGGCTTGAACGCTATCGTGCAAACGGCCTGGAACGGGATGCCACCCGCTCGCAACGCAGCTTTGAGCTTTTGCAGGCCATCAACCAGAACCCGCCTGCGCAACTGGATATCCAGCGCCCCGGCCTGCCGGAAGAAGGACATGAGTCGCGAACCTGGCAACTGGGCGTGGGCAGCCGCAACGACCGGGCTTTCGCCGAATACGGCCTGCGCATGGCCTATCACGACCTGAACGACAACGCCTATGGCTTCCCGCTGGGCGCGCAGATCGAAATTCTTCAGCTCAAGCTGCGCCAGTACGAGGGCAATGACTGGCAGGTTCAACAACTGGATCTGGCGACTATCCGCTCCCTGACACCTCGCAATACCCTGCTCAAGCCATGGTCATGGCAAGTGACAGGCGGACTGGAGCGCGTGCCGGGCAAACATGGCGATGAAAACCTCGTCAGCCATGTGAATGGCGGTGCCGGCGGTACCTGGAAACTGGGCGAAGAAGTGCTGGGCTTTGCCTTGAGCACCGTGCGGGTCGAGCACAACAATGACTTCTCGGAGTTCATCTCGCCGGCAGCCGGCTTCAATACCGGCCTGCTCTGGCGCAACCCACTGGGTAACCTGAGCCTGGAGGCCAAGGGCGATTACTTCACCAATGGTGAAGTACGGCGCAGCATCAGCCTCAACCAGCAATGGGAACTGTCCCGCAACCTGGGCCTGCGCCTGAGCGCCCAGCGCGAGTTCAGCCAGTTGGCCACACCACAGAATGAAGTGATGCTTGAGGTGAAGTGGTATCACTATTGAGCACGCACTCATCCAAAAAACACACATGGCGGTAGGCGCGAATAAATTCGCTCCTACACAGCCGGCAGGGCACTCCATAGAGTTTATCGACACATCTTTGACAAATAACTCACAAGTGGACAACTACACTGAAGTCACTTGTAGAGGAAAACAGAAATGAACCTGCGCTGGGTGCTGTTGTGGCTGGTTGTCGTGCTGACAGGCTGTCAGTCCGCCCACGAGTATTTGCTGGCCGAAGGTTATCCACCGGCATTCGCCGATGGCTTCCAGGATGGCTGCGGCAGTGGCAAGGAAGCGGCCGGGGCGTTTACCGGGCAGTTCAAGAAGAACGTCCCCCGCTATCTCAAAGACCCACTCTACGCTGAAGGCTGGAACGACGGATTCCGTCAATGCCAGACCATGGCAGACCGACGGGACCGGCTCGACCCCGGACAAGTCTGGAATGACCGCGACCGTGACTGGGAGCGGGAGAAAACCAGAAGCGCCGCCAAGGCCTATCGTCCAAATTAAAGACGCTTCGGGAAATCAGACGAAACCAATCCGCTGCAACCATGGACCAACTCTCAAAGAGGAGGACAAACCATGAGTCGCGCTTTCGTCAATGAAGACAACGCCGCCGCAGAGGCCAGTCAACCGGTTGAACGTCTGATCAGCACACACCCCAATTACGTTACCGCACACGGGCTCCTGCTGCTGCAACAGCAAGTCAATGAACTGCAGACACAGCACAGCGCCCAGACGGCTTTGGGAGATAGCGCCGACAAACAGCGCCTGGCCGATCTTGAGCGGGATCTTCGCTATTTCACCCAGCGCCTGCAGAGTGCGCAGGTGGTTACGCCGGCCATCTCAACCGAGCAGGTACAGATCGGCAGTCGGGTGACGTTCGCGGATGAAAGGGACAACCGTCAGCGGGTGCAACTGGTCGGTGAGGATCAGGCCGATGCCGCCAGGGGGCTGATCAACTGGAGTTCGCCACTGGGGCGTGCATTGCTGGGGACGCAACTGGGAGACGAGGTGCTATGGAAGCGCCCGG encodes:
- a CDS encoding Lon protease family protein, translated to MPDSVAASLRLAPQALTRPFSAEQFSFSTTNDLEPFRGVLGQERAVEALQFGVAMPRPGYNVFVMGEPGTGRFSFVKRYLKAEGKRMQTPSDWVYVNNFDEPREPKALELAPGSAQAFMADIGVLIDNLLATFPAVFEHPSYQQKKSAIDRAFNQRYDRALDVIERLALEKDIALYRDSTNIAFTPMADGKALDEAEFSQLPEAERERFHEDISGLEERLNEELASLPQWKRESSNQLRQLNEETITLTLQPLLAPLSEKYAENAAVCAYLQAMQVYLLKTVVEQLVDDSKTDAQARKLLEEQYCPSLVVGHTHSGGAPVVFEPHPTYDNLFGRIEYSTDQGALYTTYRQLRPGALHRANGGFLILEAEKMLSEPYVWDALKRTLQSRKLKMESPLGEMGRLATVTLTPQVIPWNVKIIIIGARSLYYTLQDLDPDFQEMFRVLVDFDEEIPLVDETLEQFAQLLKTRTSEEGMAPLTADAVARLATYSARLAEHQGRLSARIGDLFQLVSEADFIRQLANEEQTDAGHIERALKAKATRTGRVSARILDDMLAGIILIDTDGAAVGKCNGLTVLEVGDSAFGVPARISATVYPGGSGIVDIEREVNLGQPIHSKGVMILTGYLGSRYAQEFPLAISASIALEQSYGYVDGDSASLGEACTLISALSRTPLKQCFAITGSINQFGEVQAVGGVNEKIEGFFRLCEARGLTGEQGAIIPQANVATLMLDERVLQAVRAGQFHVYAVRQADEALSLLVGEPAGTPDENGEFPEGSVNARVVERLRDIAEMLSDEELKEELEKEPELKA
- a CDS encoding DUF3015 domain-containing protein encodes the protein MKRILLGTLFTAVSINAMAQAPGGPDCGWGNMLFEGQRGTPAHFLASTTNGTSGNATFGMTSGTNGCSTNGALTYGGKSWLAMNGMMDELSKDMAMGQGEALTTYAVVLGVAPEDRAHFAAVTHEHFSQIFSKADTTAEDVHSNTINVLKNDPTLAKYATQA
- a CDS encoding Lnb N-terminal periplasmic domain-containing protein — translated: MLKRLAYLALFICVPLSAAPHLSADRLQQLANEPFWLSLGHYEAGKLGGWRSYVDDPKFFLAADGAHYPKAELSATLAALYAPVGNEQAHAQCVYPSRTRWLRDQLQLTDLPAVDCKDFKAWFKDVAPDSTVLIFPAAYLNSPSSMFGHTLLRIDPASAKTSGTTLLSYAINFGAYIEGMDNSILYAWKGLMGGYPGLFALVPYQEKLSEYRSLENRDLWEYRLNLTSEETQRMVEHVWELKQIRFSYFFFDENCSYRLLELLEVARPGLKLTPQFGLTAIPTDTVKAIKAAGLVEKIEYRPSRERELLSRAEPLSPDEQQWVLQVSADQTQLKDSQYLALPKERRALIQDAAYRLERYRANGLERDATRSQRSFELLQAINQNPPAQLDIQRPGLPEEGHESRTWQLGVGSRNDRAFAEYGLRMAYHDLNDNAYGFPLGAQIEILQLKLRQYEGNDWQVQQLDLATIRSLTPRNTLLKPWSWQVTGGLERVPGKHGDENLVSHVNGGAGGTWKLGEEVLGFALSTVRVEHNNDFSEFISPAAGFNTGLLWRNPLGNLSLEAKGDYFTNGEVRRSISLNQQWELSRNLGLRLSAQREFSQLATPQNEVMLEVKWYHY
- a CDS encoding GreA/GreB family elongation factor, giving the protein MSRAFVNEDNAAAEASQPVERLISTHPNYVTAHGLLLLQQQVNELQTQHSAQTALGDSADKQRLADLERDLRYFTQRLQSAQVVTPAISTEQVQIGSRVTFADERDNRQRVQLVGEDQADAARGLINWSSPLGRALLGTQLGDEVLWKRPAGDQIIEIVLIEPDDGAAGA